The nucleotide sequence TGAACTGTGAGCAACGATGGATTGATCAGGCGTGTCGCTTACTGGGGTGCCAAAAAATGGAGTTGCCTGTTCGTTACCTTGGAGTTTCTTTAGGAGCTCATCCGCGCTAGGTGAAGACTTGGAAATCAATCATAGATAAAGTGGAACAGAAGCTCAGTTTATGGAAAGTAAAGGTGTTGAATAAAGCAGGTAAGCTTGTTCTCATCAAATCGGTACTAAATAGCTTGCCCATTTATTACCTTAGCTTGTATAAGATGCCACAGGCGGTGGTGGACAAGCTGATCGCTTTACAAAGGAAGTTTATGTGGTGCAAGAAAGATGGAACCGATGGCATACCGTTGGTCAGGTGGGAGTTGGTCCAGGCTCCGAAAAAGGGGGGGCTTGGGGGTGGGCGATGCAGTGCTTAGAAACACCGCActtttgtttaagtggtggtggcggttttcaATGGAAGATTGTCCGCTGTGAAAAAAGATTGTTTGTTACTGCAACAAGTTGGCCCCTAATGTAATGCTAGCATCGCAGTCTCTACCAGTCAAAGGGGGGCCTTGGAAGGACATATGCCAGCTGAATATCAAAGAACAAAGGGTGCGAGATAAAATGGTGAGTGGGTTGGTGATGGAAGTCGGTAATGGTAGGAAAATCCGATTTTGGGAAGATTGTTGGATTCAGGGTGGTCCTCTGAAAGGGAGTTTTCCAAGACTCTTCTCTATCTCAAGCCAACAAGGAGCTGTAATAGGGGACTGTGGGTTTTGAAATGAGTTAGAGTGGATATGGAATTTTCAATGGAGGAGGGACTTGTTCCAATGGGAGTTAGAACTCATCCATCAACTGCATGAGTGATTAAGGCCAGTGAAGCTGTCATCTGAGAGCGAGGATATGGTTGTGTGGAAGTTTGATAATACAGGTGTCTTTTCCACGAAATTATTTCTGCAGGTAATCCAAACGGAGACGATGTCGAATGAGATCACGAGTTATAGCTTCACAAGTGCACTATGGAGAGGTCTGGTACCCCCAAGAATTGAGCTTTTTGGATGGTTTGTGTTAGTTGGTAGGATTAATACTAAGGAGAGGTTGACTAGATTAGGAGTTGTCATCAATAGTGATAATATGTGCGTCTTGTGCCACAAGGGGATAGAAACTGTAGAGCATTTATTTATTCAGTGTGACATCACATGGCAGGTGTAGTGTTCTTGGCTGCGGTCCTTTGATAGAGCATGTGTTATTCCTGGAACCATGAAAGAAATGTTTGGGAGTTGGATTGGCATGTACAACAGAAGACAAGGGCAGAAGCTGTGGATGACGGCATTCTTTGCAGTGATCTGGAACATCTGGTTGGAACGTAATGCTAGAATTTTCAAGAATCAAAGAGCTAGTATTGACTTCATTCAAACAAGGACAGTGTTAAGTTACAAAGATGAAATGGTGGTGATGCTTACGGTGGTTGATAGCAGGAGGTGCTAGGAGTTTGGTTTCTTTGTATGCAGTTTTATGTATTTATGTTTGTGTGTTTTGCTCCACTTTAATGTGTTGAGTTACCTCtgtttcaaaaaaataataaaattataattttaaaaaatttaaattttaaaataattactatattatttagtgagatttaaaatattaaatttttaaacttatatttgaatttttagggactattttgattataaatcattttttacatgtcaagtgacacatAGCGTGTTAGgtgtcactgacctgacacgTCCACTAATCATTTTATAACACATAGCATTAACCTACTACATCATCATgtcacgtggcacttaacgtgacatgTCATCGTCTAACTAACGGAAGAACTAATTCGACTTACGTTTTATCTTTTAAAgactaatataactaaaaaaataatttaaaaactaatttaaaaaataggtGATCTTTCAGAGATGAATTTAATTATTAAGCCAAAATTTAAACCATTCCATTCCATTTAGATTGTGACAATTTAGCAATATGTCATTTTTACTctgtaaaaaattaaattttcagAATTTAAAATGTTCTTATCCCTTCCTCTTTCTAACATTATTGCTGAGTCACAGTATGAGTAGAATAGAACAAAAACTCTTATTTACACTGCACCTAAGAAATTTTTGTAAATCATGTACATATCGGTAAATTTATTAGAGGGATTATTCAAATCAACTACAATGGTGGAGATATTAATTTTAGATGGCCAAcacctttttttttctctctcttatattTAAATCAACGGCTCCCTATACATTTCCTTATAGTAAccattttttttaacacaaaatattagTCTTAGTATTCCCCTTTTTTCAATAAGATAACCAATTAACTTTGATATAAGTCGTATAACTGTAAAGAGAGGAACTATAAGTGGAAGAAATAATATCAACAACATTTACTATTTTATACCTTTTTCCATGCACCGCTTATACTTGTACTTGCTTTAAGAttaaattatgttttttttaaaacagattttgtatggaaaaaaaaaaagaagaaaaactaaacttgaaaataaaaataaataaataaataagtgctTATGCAGTTAATTTTCCATATAAACCATTGTTTTATAGacaccaataataataataataataataataataataaataaaccatCGTTTTATAAAAATCCATcaatatcaaaattaattaacCATATGTGTCTCATTTCTAATTCAAGGAAGCACAACATTTTTGAAATTTCAGCGATGTGGGGACATGAATTATTACCAGATACAAAAGCTGTAACCTTGTTTCTTATCTCAATCCAACTACTACCAGGCACTTTCCTCACCCCTTGATCCATCATTGCCCTCCTCACCCTCTCTGCTTCCTTCCACTGCCCACTAGCGCAATACAAGTTTGACAGCAAAACATAACCAACCTCCTTTTGAGGCTCTAAGTGCTTTAGATATTCTCCCACAGAGCTCCCAGTTCCTAAATCACTATGTGTGTAACATGCTCCAAGAAGAACCTCACATGAATTGGTCCTATCTCTGCTTGTTTTTGAATATTTCTTGGCTAAACTAGTTGCTTCTGCTACATACCCGCCTCGACCGAGCATATCCACCATGCATGCAACGTGATCCATTCCAGGTGAAAGTCCAAATTCCAAACTCATTGATTGAAAGAATGCAAAGCCTTCATCTATTAGGCCTAAGTGACTGCAAGTCATTAGCAGCCCTGTGAAGGTCACTTCATCTGGTCTTATACCGGATGCCACCATTTCTCTGTATAGGCAGAGAGCTTCGTCAGCATGCCCGTGTAATCCAAATGCAAATAACATTGAGTTCCATGATACTAGGTCCTTCTCAACAATGCCATGAAAGGAAAGCCTAGAACCTTCTATATCCCCACATTTAGCATACATATTAACCAAGCTATTGCCAACGTACAAATGTTTGTCTAAACCATGGTGAATTACGAAACTATGCATCATTTTTCCATATGCTAGTATAGCTAAGCTAGCGCAAGCATGAAGGACTGCTCCAGCTACTAAATCATCAAGCCGAACAGAGTTTCTTGTCATGTCTACAAACATACTCAGAGCTTGCTCTGCATTCCCATTTCTGGTATACCCTGCAAGCATAGAAGTCCAAGAAACAACATCTTTTTCCGGGGCTTGCTGGAAGGCAAGAAAGGCTTTCTGGGTATCTCCTAATTTCATATGGCCATCAATGATGGCATTCCAAGACACTTGATTAAAATCTTCTGAGGAGTTAAATACCTTCATAGCATCACTTTGACGATCTAATTTGGCATAAAAGCTTAAAACTGAATTCTTTACCTCCATGGCAGAGCTCCAACCTGAATTAATAACAAAACCATGCACCATGCGTCCATATAATAATTCCATTGACTCGGTGCAAGCATGCATGAGAGCACTGAGAGTCCACTGGTCTGGCAGATATGAACTCACACACATCTCTTTAAACAGATGCAAGCATGATTCAACTTCTCCGCAACGAGCATGACCTGCGATTATTATATTCCAAGCAATTTCAACCCTTTTAGGCATGCTGCGAAACAACTGGAAAGCCGTTCCAAATTGACAAGTGTTTGCATAACCAAACAGTAGCGAACACCAAGTGACTTCATTTCTTTCTGTCATCTCATCAAACACTTTACTTGCATCATCAGGACACAGACACTTACCATACATATCAATAAGCGAGTTACCAACAGGAAGAGAAGACCTGTACCCAGAAACAAGAACCAAAGCATGAATTCTGGTTCCAAAAGGAAGACAGGAAGCACTGGCGCATGCACTTAATGCTGCAGAGTATGAGAAGTCATCAGGTTTTGAATGAGAGATTCGCATGGTGTCAAAGAAAGCAAGACTTTCTTGGTAAAGTCCCAAGTGGGAATATGCAGATAGCATGGCGTTCCAAGCAACAGGGTCTCTGTGGGGCATTTCATCGAACAAGTTGCGAGCATGAGAAATTCTACCTGAACGTGCTAAGGCTACGATCTTGGACGTAGTACGGAACAATTCAGAGCGCACGTGACTCATTCAGGTTGGAGTTGAAGTGAGAGCAAGTCCATCAAGGAAATGTGGACGATGCttcagaacaaaagaaaaagtgtTAGTCACTTTATTAATAAATTCCTATCATactaaaaaacagaaaattttacaaaatcaacCAATAAATCCTCTTCTTGAGAAATCATGATAGATAATTATTTCATCGTATTTTGActgaaaatttgaaatataaatcCTTAGAGATTTGGGTACTTGAGCTTTAAACTTTCAAAAGTCAAAACATTGTTACGactaagtgtgtgtttggattacagtttacaaactggagtttgaataaaattgattttgcaaacttgattttgatgaaaagtaagtttgtgttaaagtgatttatgtttggtaatctttgcatcaaaatgaattatagtaaaataaatgttgtttagattctactactcaaaatcacttctagataaaaaattactaaaatagacaccaacttaaataatttttgtatattatcttatcattttaatttagataattgAATAGATCTTATAAAATTAAttctataataaaattaatatttatacactaaaataaaaataatatataaaaattggcaaaatatatttttaattaaaactaacaaaatataaattttagagaGTACTAAGAATAATATAAATAAAGATAGAGTATTGATGGCTAGAAGCCCGTTTGTAAAACGCAGAAGCTTAAAATTGTAGCTTCTTGAAAACCATGCTTTTCAAagcaaaatcacttctgcgtt is from Arachis ipaensis cultivar K30076 chromosome B01, Araip1.1, whole genome shotgun sequence and encodes:
- the LOC107613991 gene encoding pentatricopeptide repeat-containing protein At2g36980, mitochondrial isoform X2; the protein is MSHVRSELFRTTSKIVALARSGRISHARNLFDEMPHRDPVAWNAMLSAYSHLGLYQESLAFFDTMRISHSKPDDFSYSAALSACASASCLPFGTRIHALVLVSGYRSSLPVGNSLIDMYGHARCGEVESCLHLFKEMCVSSYLPDQWTLSALMHACTESMELLYGRMVHGFVINSGWSSAMEVKNSVLSFYAKLDRQSDAMKVFNSSEDFNQVSWNAIIDGHMKLGDTQKAFLAFQQAPEKDVVSWTSMLAGYTRNGNAEQALSMFVDMTRNSVRLDDLVAGAVLHACASLAILAYGKMMHSFVIHHGLDKHLYVGNSLVNMYAKCGDIEGSRLSFHGIVEKDLVSWNSMLFAFGLHGHADEALCLYREMVASGIRPDEVTFTGLLMTCSHLGLIDEGFAFFQSMSLEFGLSPGMDHVACMVDMLGRGGYVAEATSLAKKYSKTSRDRTNSCEVLLGACYTHSDLGTGSSVGEYLKHLEPQKEVGYVLLSNLYCASGQWKEAERVRRAMMDQGVRKVPGSSWIEIRNKVTAFVSGNNSCPHIAEISKMLCFLELEMRHIWLINFDIDGFL
- the LOC107613991 gene encoding pentatricopeptide repeat-containing protein At2g36980, mitochondrial isoform X1 encodes the protein MSHVRSELFRTTSKIVALARSGRISHARNLFDEMPHRDPVAWNAMLSAYSHLGLYQESLAFFDTMRISHSKPDDFSYSAALSACASASCLPFGTRIHALVLVSGYRSSLPVGNSLIDMYGKCLCPDDASKVFDEMTERNEVTWCSLLFGYANTCQFGTAFQLFRSMPKRVEIAWNIIIAGHARCGEVESCLHLFKEMCVSSYLPDQWTLSALMHACTESMELLYGRMVHGFVINSGWSSAMEVKNSVLSFYAKLDRQSDAMKVFNSSEDFNQVSWNAIIDGHMKLGDTQKAFLAFQQAPEKDVVSWTSMLAGYTRNGNAEQALSMFVDMTRNSVRLDDLVAGAVLHACASLAILAYGKMMHSFVIHHGLDKHLYVGNSLVNMYAKCGDIEGSRLSFHGIVEKDLVSWNSMLFAFGLHGHADEALCLYREMVASGIRPDEVTFTGLLMTCSHLGLIDEGFAFFQSMSLEFGLSPGMDHVACMVDMLGRGGYVAEATSLAKKYSKTSRDRTNSCEVLLGACYTHSDLGTGSSVGEYLKHLEPQKEVGYVLLSNLYCASGQWKEAERVRRAMMDQGVRKVPGSSWIEIRNKVTAFVSGNNSCPHIAEISKMLCFLELEMRHIWLINFDIDGFL